In Mesorhizobium sp. M9A.F.Ca.ET.002.03.1.2, the DNA window CTCCTCGCGTTCACCCGATCCGCAGCGGTAACCAGCACGGCGCGGTCGCCCTCCTCGTACAAACGATGGATGGCGATGGCGCGGACGCGCCAGCCTTCTGACGTGCGCACCAGCCGGTGGAGATAGCTGGCGCCGACCGTCCAGAACCGCGCGCCGATCCAGTGGGTCGCGCGGACATGGCTGCGCGCAATCGCATCGTTCTCCGTGCCTTCGACAACGATGTTGGTGATGACATGCTGGGTGGCGTCGAAGCCCGGCAGCAGGCTTTGCCACTGGGCAATCAACGCGTCGCGGTCGCTGGTCGCGACCTCGCCGCCGAAAAGGCTGGTATAGTCGGTCGTCACGCGGGCCGCGAAATAGGACCTGACCCGGTTCCATTCGCGCAGGTCGGCATAGAGGCCGATTCCGGCAACTGCCTCGGCGATAGCGACCCTGTCTTCGACCGTCAGCGCAGCCCGCGAGGCGCTCAAGGCCGGCGCGGAAATGGCGGCAAGCGTCGCGGTGAACACTGCCGAGGCCAAGACGTGCCGACGGGTGACCGGGTTCATTGCCCCGCCTCCCCCGCATTGCCCAGCGTGGCGCGGAAATGCGCGGCGACAGCGTCGCTCGCCACCTTCACCGGCGCGGCACGGTCGTAGAAATCGAACTGGGTGACGTCGTCGAGCCACAGCTCCTGCTTGGAAGTGGTCAGCCGCGCGAAAAATTTGTGCGCGCCCTGCGGGATGGCAGCCGCCTCGCTATGCACCATCAGAAAGGGCTGATGCAGGCGCGGAGCAGCCTGGATCGCATCGAACGTCAGCCAGCCCCGCCAGAAGGCCGGATCGGCCTCGTTGCGCCAGGCCGGGATCATCCCGCGACCGGGCTCGGTATAGTAAGGCACCTTGAACATGATCGCGCGGTCGTCGGTCAGGCTGGCGGCCGGCAGGAATGCCTGTTTGCCGGTGCGGCGATACGCGGCCTCGGCTGCATCGCCCGCGGCTTCAAGCTTGGCCACGCCGTCCTTGCCGCCATAGGTCTGCTCGACCACCTCGGCATCGTGCAGCCAGGGCGCGACAAGCGCGACCGACTTGATCGCGGCATCCTTAGCGGCGGCCGTGACCATATAGCCGGAGCTGGCGCAAATGCCGAGCCCGCCGATGCGGTCCTTGCTGGTCTCGGGCCGGGTCGCGAGATAGGCGACCGCCGCTTCGATATCGGCGATCTTGGTGCTGGTATCCTCGTACTGGCGCCGGGCGCCGCCGCTCTCGCCCCAGCCGCGGAAGTCGAAGGTCAAGGCGACGAACCCGCGGTCGGCCATCTCGCGGGCGTAGCGGGCCGGCATTTGTTCCTTCACCGTCATCCAGGCGCCGGTCACGACCAGC includes these proteins:
- a CDS encoding nuclear transport factor 2 family protein, with the protein product MNPVTRRHVLASAVFTATLAAISAPALSASRAALTVEDRVAIAEAVAGIGLYADLREWNRVRSYFAARVTTDYTSLFGGEVATSDRDALIAQWQSLLPGFDATQHVITNIVVEGTENDAIARSHVRATHWIGARFWTVGASYLHRLVRTSEGWRVRAIAIHRLYEEGDRAVLVTAADRVNARRE
- a CDS encoding CocE/NonD family hydrolase, encoding MLKTLTLAAATAVALASNAVAAPRGERVTFASHGEQIVGDLYLPEDMDAAKPRPALVVTGAWMTVKEQMPARYAREMADRGFVALTFDFRGWGESGGARRQYEDTSTKIADIEAAVAYLATRPETSKDRIGGLGICASSGYMVTAAAKDAAIKSVALVAPWLHDAEVVEQTYGGKDGVAKLEAAGDAAEAAYRRTGKQAFLPAASLTDDRAIMFKVPYYTEPGRGMIPAWRNEADPAFWRGWLTFDAIQAAPRLHQPFLMVHSEAAAIPQGAHKFFARLTTSKQELWLDDVTQFDFYDRAAPVKVASDAVAAHFRATLGNAGEAGQ